From the genome of Scytonema hofmannii PCC 7110, one region includes:
- the gnd gene encoding phosphogluconate dehydrogenase (NAD(+)-dependent, decarboxylating): protein MQLGMIGLGRMGANIVRRLLRDGHECIVYNRTPDKVKQLESEGAQGTTSLDDFVNQLTKPRVAWVMVPAGDATEQIVIELAQKMEPGDIIIDGGNSYYKDDVRRAKILQDMGINYVDVGTSGGVWGLERGYCLMIGGGKGSVEHLDPIFKTIAPGRGDIPRTPGREKLSSTAEAGYLHCGSSGAGHFVKMVHNGIEYALMQAYAEGFDIFRNANSQELSEAYRYDLNVADIAEVWRRGSVVGSWLLDLAAMALAENPTLSDYTGFVQDSGEGRWTIMAAIESAVPADVLSASLYTRFRSRQEHTFAEKVLSAMRQKFGGHIEHKGR, encoded by the coding sequence ATGCAACTAGGCATGATTGGTCTGGGGCGCATGGGCGCAAATATAGTCCGGCGACTGCTACGAGACGGACACGAGTGTATCGTATACAACCGGACACCCGATAAAGTGAAGCAGTTAGAAAGTGAAGGGGCACAAGGGACAACTTCCCTGGACGATTTTGTCAATCAATTGACTAAACCCCGTGTAGCTTGGGTAATGGTGCCAGCCGGTGACGCGACAGAGCAAATCGTCATCGAGCTAGCACAGAAGATGGAGCCAGGTGATATCATCATTGATGGTGGCAATTCTTACTACAAAGACGATGTGCGCCGTGCCAAGATTCTGCAAGATATGGGCATCAACTATGTCGATGTGGGAACCAGTGGCGGAGTGTGGGGATTAGAACGAGGTTACTGCCTAATGATTGGTGGCGGAAAAGGGAGTGTTGAACATCTAGATCCGATTTTCAAAACTATTGCTCCTGGACGGGGTGACATTCCCCGCACGCCGGGACGCGAAAAACTGAGCAGCACTGCAGAGGCTGGCTACCTGCACTGTGGTTCAAGCGGTGCTGGACATTTTGTCAAGATGGTTCACAACGGCATTGAGTATGCCCTGATGCAAGCCTACGCCGAAGGCTTCGATATCTTCCGTAATGCCAACTCGCAAGAACTGTCCGAGGCTTACCGCTATGACCTTAATGTGGCAGACATTGCCGAAGTCTGGCGTCGAGGCAGCGTTGTGGGCTCGTGGCTACTAGACCTAGCGGCGATGGCTCTAGCCGAAAACCCAACTCTTTCCGATTATACAGGCTTTGTGCAGGACTCTGGCGAAGGGCGTTGGACAATTATGGCAGCGATAGAGTCAGCCGTGCCTGCCGATGTGCTGTCGGCTTCACTCTACACCCGCTTCCGCTCGCGCCAGGAACACACTTTTGCCGAGAAGGTTCTGTCAGCGATGCGGCAAAAGTTCGGCGGGCACATAGAGCATAAAGGCAGATGA